tttttttatttttcacctaCTTTTTGAATAGAAGAAACCACATGGAACGACTAAAcaaattctttaaaaagaatttattccctttttttatgtatatttgttCTTGGTGGCTAAATTCTATTCCAACTGTTCACATGTTTTTTCATGCCTCACCCAGTTCCTTTGTCCAACAGCAATACATAGGACAGATGCATTTAGAAGCAAAATTTATACTAAAAGTAGAATTTGGATGCTATAGAATAGATGCCAAAAGATTTACAATTGTAGGTTTTTCACTTCACTTGAATCTGAAAACACTTGCAAGCAATCAGGATTTTGAACTTTGCAGAAAAGCTCACCAATCTCACAAATAATTTACAAAGTAATGGAACTGGCATAAAAAAACCACACACACACATCTTGTCGTCCGTATTTGCGGTCTGGaatggccaacaaatcgagCAAATCCTGAACCAAAAACCTTTCTCCTTCTTTGGTGGTGCTACCTTGGTATCCCTCTTGGCTACGAGATCAGCCATGAACTTAACAACAGCCTAATGTAGAAAGAAGTTGAATGAGTTAGTAGCTCATAAGAAATCAAATAGGAAAGGTCCCAGCAAGTTAAATTTGTAGCCAGATTAGCATTACCTGATCACCCAATTTGATTACTTCTCTTGGTGGAACTTCCAAGGGAGTCTCATCAGCTCGGAAAACTCTCAATTTTGACAATAATCTGAAAGAATCCCAATGTTCATACATTAAAAGATCATGTCTACTAACCTCAAACTGATAACTCAAACAACAATTTGTTCAGTCATGACTTGCTTTAGCCATATGGATTAAGGATTGTCAACTATGACTTCACTGCCTGCTTCATGTATATCAGAGCAGACCGCAACATTGCCCTAGCTTTCTTATCAGGAGTGCAACCAGACAAAATCATCTCTTCATATACAACTGGGACCTTAATCCAAACCACACAGAGTATCtttaaataacaaaacataGATGTTACAATTGTAAATAGATGATGTAGAAGCAGAATTGATCAGACCAATACCATAAATTTGTTTGATCTTTCAACATTTTTTAGTGGACAGGAAAACTAGAATAAATGTTGCTATATGCTACAGAAGAGAGGGGAGGGGTGAGGGATAGTCAGATCTCGGTAAGATGCAAGTTTATAGTTGTTTCAGTAGATGGTGACTTACAACCGAGATTCAAATCTCCAATAACTATA
This sequence is a window from Gossypium raimondii isolate GPD5lz chromosome 5, ASM2569854v1, whole genome shotgun sequence. Protein-coding genes within it:
- the LOC105766285 gene encoding plant intracellular Ras-group-related LRR protein 5-like; the encoded protein is MYEHWDSFRLLSKLRVFRADETPLEVPPREVIKLGDQAVVKFMADLVAKRDTKVAPPKKEKGFWFRICSICWPFQTANTDDKMCVCGFFMPVPLLCKLFVRLVSFSAKFKILIACKCFQIQVK